Proteins found in one Pyrus communis chromosome 15, drPyrComm1.1, whole genome shotgun sequence genomic segment:
- the LOC137718562 gene encoding protein EXPRESSION OF TERPENOIDS 1-like has translation MAGLFCLGGRDQGPTSGDKQAGEDQSGRVGGAAAEAAGGGGGGGGGNLFLYRSSGEEQAEIYNKGFEIWPSQYHPHQNLNYYSFGVDPSYNHRHLDNNSDGVSADDLSAGLRLTMMRGGGLGGLGSSSGGMNCQDCGNQAKKDCPHLRCRTCCKSRGFQCQTHVKSTWVPAAKRRERQEQFSALQQNQNQQQQQEQQIQFRGENPKRIRDNSLACVRIPSNTSGLELNPFPPEVSSPAVFRCVKVSAMDDVDEQFAYQTAVNIGGHVFKGLLYDQGIDGQYYPSSGGGGGGESSSGGRVTSHDHHQDGCGSGGGGGHPHHQQHDLVTVAAAGGTSGNPSSTLLDPSLFPAPLNAFMAGTQYFPPPRS, from the exons ATGGCAGGCTTGTTTTGCTTAGGAGGGAGAGATCAAGGCCCAACCAGCGGTGACAAACAAGCGGGAGAGGATCAGAGCGGAAGAGTGGGAGGAGCAGCAGCGGAAGCGgcgggaggaggaggaggaggaggaggagggaacTTGTTTTTGTACAGATCATCAGGCGAGGAGCAGGCTGAGATCTACAACAAGGGGTTTGAGATATGGCCATCACAATACCACCCACACCAAAATTTGAACTACTACTCGTTTGGAGTGGATCCTAGCTACAACCATAGACACCTGGACAACAACAGCGACGGTGTTTCGGCGGATGATCTGTCGGCGGGGTTGAGGCTGACGATGATGAGAGGAGGAGGATTAGGAGGGTTGGGAAGTAGCAGCGGCGGCATGAACTGCCAGGACTGTGGGAACCAAGCAAAGAAAGACTGTCCGCACCTTAGGTGCCGGACCTGTTGCAAGAGCCGAGGGTTTCAGTGCCAAACACACGTGAAGAGCACGTGGGTTCCCGCTGCGAAACGACGGGAGCGGCAGGAACAATTCTCGGCCTtacaacaaaaccaaaaccagcAACAACAGCAAGAACAGCAGATACAGTTTCGAGGTGAAAACCCCAAAAGGATAAGAGATAACTCTCTTGCCTGCGTTCGTATTCCTTCCAACACGTCAG GGTTGGAGTTGAATCCATTTCCACCAGAAGTGAGCTCACCGGCGGTGTTCCGCTGCGTAAAAGTAAGTGCAATGGACGATGTAGATGAGCAATTCGCGTATCAAACGGCTGTCAACATCGGAGGGCATGTGTTCAAGGGACTTCTGTACGATCAGGGCATCGATGGTCAGTATTACCCAAGttctggaggaggaggaggaggtgagaGCTCCTCGGGCGGTCGAGTTACTAGTCATGATCACCACCAAGACGGATGTGGaagcggaggaggaggaggtcaTCCACATCATCAGCAACATGATCTTGTAACGGTCGCAGCTGCCGGCGGGACCTCTGGCAATCCGTCTAGTACGTTGCTTGACCCTTCTCTCTTCCCAGCTCCACTCAATGCTTTCATGGCTGGTACGCAATACTTTCCGCCTCCGAGGTCTTAA
- the LOC137718201 gene encoding V-type proton ATPase subunit a3-like codes for MGTTEAAGGGCCPTMDLLRSEPMQLIQLIIPIESSRHAISYLGDLGLFQFKDLNAEKSPFQRTYATQIKRCGEMARRLRFFKEQMNKAGLSPSTRSMISNDIDLDNLEVKLGELEAELLEINANNEQLQRTYSELLEYKLVLQKAGEFFNSAQSTAAALQRELEVQHSMERSIDSPLLLEQEMTTDPSKHVKLGSVSGLVPREKSMAFERILFRATRGNVFLKQAVVNDRVVDPVSGEKVEKNVFIIFYSGERAKNKILKICEAFGANRYPFTDDLGKQFQMINEVSGKLSELKTTIDAGLLHRSSLLQTIGHQYEQWNLLVKKEKSIYHTLNMLSIDVSRMCLVAEGWCPVYASNQIQNALQRASLDSNSQLGAIFQVLHTKEPPPTYFRTNKFTSAFQEIVDAYGVAKYQEANPGVYTIITFPFLFAVMFGDWGHGICLLLASLYFIIRERKFSSQKLGDIIEMTFGGRYIIMMMALFSIYTGLIYNEFFSVPFELFGKSAYGCRDPSCRDATTVGLTKVRDTYPFGVDPKWHGSRSELPFLNSLKMKMSILLGVAQMNLGIVLSYFNAKFFADRLNIWYQFVPQMIFLNSLFGYLSLLIIVKWCTGSQADLYHVMIYMFLSPTDDLGENQLFWGQRFLQILLLLSALVAVPWMLFPKPYFLKKQHEERHQGQSYSLLHSGEDPLDEEHHPSLPGHEEFEFTEVFVHQLIHTIEFVLGAVSNTASYLRLWALSLAHSELSSVFYDKILLLAWGYNNVIILIIGIIVFICATVGVLLVMETLSAFLHALRLHWVEFQNKFYEGSGYKFYPFSFALLSEEDE; via the exons ATGGGGACGACGGAAGCGGCGGGAGGAGGGTGCTGTCCAACGATGGATCTGCTGCGGTCGGAGCCAATGCAGTTAATCCAACTCATCATTCCGATTGAGTCGTCTCGCCACGCCATCTCCTACCTCGGCGATCTCGGCCTCTTTCAATTCAAAGAC cTCAATGCGGAAAAAAGCCCGTTCCAGCGAACATACGCCACTCAG ATCAAACGGTGTGGTGAAATGGCTCGGAGGTTACGGTTCTTCAAGGAACAAATGAACAAGGCCGGCTTGTCTCCCTCAACAAGGTCCATGATTAGCAATGACATCGATCTCGATAACTTGGAG GTTAAACTTGGTGAACTTGAAGCCGAGCTGTTAGAAATTAATGCGAACAACGAACAATTACAACGCACTTACAGTGAATTGTTAGAATATAAACTTGTTCTGCAGAAG GCTGGCGAGTTTTTTAATTCAGCTCAAAGCACTGCTGCAGCTCTGCAGAGAGAACTTGAAGTGCAGCATAGTATGGAAAGATCCATCGACAGTCCATTATTACTCGAACAA GAAATGACAACAGATCCATCAAAGCATGTTAAACTCGGATCTGTTAGTGGTCTTGTTCCAAGAGAAAAATCGATGGCTTTTGAAAGGATTCTGTTTCGTGCAACCAGGGGTAATGTGTTTCTGAAGCAGGCTGTGGTCAATGACCGTGTCGTTGATCCTGTGTCAGGAGAGAAG gttgagaaaaatgtgtttATCATCTTCTATTCTGGAGAAAGGGCAAAGAACAAAATTCTGAAAATATGTGAAGCTTTTGGAGCAAACCGTTACCCATTTACAGATGACTTGGGAAAACAATTTCAGATGATTAATGAG GTGTCTGGAAAACTTTCAGAGCTGAAGACTACCATAGATGCTGGATTGTTGCACAGGAGCAGTTTATTACAGACAATTGGTCATCAATACGAGCAGTGGAACCTTCTG gtgaagaaggaaaaatCCATTTACCATACGTTAAACATGCTAAGCATTGATGTGAGTAGAATGTGTCTTGTTGCAGAAGGTTGGTGTCCTGTATATGCTTCAAACCAG ATTCAAAACGCGCTGCAGCGGGCATCCTTAGATAGCAACTCTCAACTTGGCGCCATATTCCAGGTTTTGCATACAAAGGAACCGCCACCGACATATTTCCGCACAAACAAATTCACTTCTGCTTTTCAAGAAATTGTTGATGCATACGG GGTCGCCAAGTATCAGGAGGCTAATCCAGGCGTATACACCATTATCACATTCCCTTTCCTTTTTGCTGTAATGTTTGGAGATTGGGGACATGGTATTTGCTTGTTGCTGGCATCACTCTATTTCATAATCCGGGAGAGGAAGTTTTCTAGCCAG AAACTCGGGGACATCATAGAAATGACATTTGGTGGCCGTTATATTATTATGATGATGGCGCTGTTCTCAATTTACACAGGACTGATATATAATGAATTCTTTTCGGTCCCATTTGAGTTATTTGGGAAATCTGCCTATGGGTGCCGTGACCCATCTTGTAG AGACGCTACTACAGTTGGTTTGACCAAGGTTCGTGACACTTATCCATTTGGTGTGGATCCCAAATGGCATGGTTCTCGATCTGAGTTACCATTTCTTAACTCATTGAAGATGAAGATGTCAATCCTACTTGGAGTAGCCCAGATGAATCTTGGAATCGTTTTGAGTTACTTTAATGCAAAATTCTTTGCGGATAGACTGAATATCTG GTACCAATTTGTTCCTCAGATGATATTTTTAAACAGCCTGTTTGGCTACCTTTCTCTCCTAATTATTGTGAAATGGTGCACTGGTTCACAAGCCGATTTGTATCATGTAATGATATATATGTTCCTGAGTCCTACTGACGACCTCGGTGAAAATCAGCTTTTTTGGGGGCAAAGATTCCTTCAG ATTTTGTTACTGCTATCGGCTCTTGTTGCTGTACCATGGATGCTGTTTCCAAAGCCTTATTTCTTGAAGAAACAGCATGAGGAG AGGCACCAAGGTCAATCCTACTCACTGCTTCACAGCGGCGAGGACCCTCTTGACGAGGAGCACCACCCAAGTTTGCCTGGTCATGAGGAATTTGAATTCACCGAGGTCTTCGTACACCAACTCATACATACCATAGAATTTGTGCTTGGAGCGGTGTCTAATACAGCTTCATATCTACGTTTATGGGCACTCAG CTTAGCTCATTCGGAGTTGTCCAGTGTATTTTACGACAAGATTCTACTTCTAGCCTGGGG GTACAACAATGTGATCATTCTGATCATTGGCATAATCGTCTTTATATGCGCGACAGTCGGAGTGCTGCTAGTGATGGAGACCTTGAGTGCATTCTTACATGCCTTGAGGCTTCACTGGGTGGAGTTCCAGAACAAGTTTTATGAGGGCTCCGGTTACAAATTCTATCCCTTCTCATTTGCATTGCTCAGCGAGGAGGACGAGTGA
- the LOC137717991 gene encoding agamous-like MADS-box protein AP3: MARGKIQIRRIENSTNRQVTYSKRRNGLFKKANELTVLCDAEVSLIMVSSSGKVHEYISPSTTTKQLLDQYRKTLGIDIWSSHYEAMQEHLKKLKEVNMNLRRQIRQRVGDCLNDLSFDELRGLQEEVEAAVAVIRQRKVRMISNKIDTTKKKVKSQADINMSLHELYARDGIHYE, translated from the exons atggcgaGAGGGAAGATCCAGATCAGGAGGATAGAGAACTCGACCAACAGGCAGGTGACCTACTCCAAGCGAAGGAACGGACTCTTCAAGAAGGCCAACGAGCTCACCGTCCTCTGCGACGCCGAGGTCTCTCTCATCATGGTTTCGAGCTCCGGCAAAGTCCACGAGTACATTAGCCCCTCCACCAC AACAAAGCAATTGCTGGATCAGTACCGGAAGACTCTTGGAATCGATATTTGGAGCTCGCACTACGAG GCAATGCAAGAGCATTTGAAGAAGCTGAAGGAGGTCAACATGAATCTTCGGAGGCAGATCAG GCAGAGAGTTGGGGATTGTCTGAACGATCTGAGTTTCGATGAACTGCGTGGTCTCCAGGAAGAGGTGGAAGCTGCCGTCGCCGTCATTCGGCAGCGCAAG GTTCGGATGATCTCTAATAAGATTGATACAACCAAGAAAAAG GTAAAGAGCCAAGCAGATATAAACATGAGTCTCCACGAACTC tatgcgAGGGACGGTATACACTATGAATAA
- the LOC137718229 gene encoding uncharacterized protein, with the protein MGALAPFSKWIPADDILLKKAVEDGASLESLAKGAVHFSQRFTVRELQDRWYSLLYDPVVSEDASARMIEFESSTTTVPFDRSGNSKEKKCESGKRKAESVRSSYYAMRKRICNEPFNSMGLNFLVAPSNNNYHGNGDEPLYGNCMNGDPTSAPFGLETSDVDAMQNLMNVGIDDTFHTLQNPDGNDFHMVQGNIHEDIMTWNESEVDEFNHPEGLPDCSLFNADDLGMKFTLDQINGNEGNMCTEFEGNKAFNSPVSDSGALFNNLEYSCPLPAMPVDVDLRENNMCTSDAFELHENIDADSARTSETEVHIRIEVDAEMPCGDFQRSAAPVSTEGYLAELSNSLLNFTNEELMLMTADGKDVIDKSYYDGLSSLLLRSPKDGVHQEQTIVKSEPETSVAPVMDSMNPPSTYPGVVDDNRGSPNADEDMVCHSETPMLSSSTASNYQNPELKDGVICCPLNTEDPEIPCNDDIFLPNRPSTSEVNKPLSLSTRGFPVNKRNNDTGSCFMHSERKILGEPHSTSQIKGSHFLQEKGLKPPLGNFGVKFELSKTDASEVASKNAGHVSEVLGQIYSANPSTSVQPGILKKDTREKSISAKLLNYNSTEFHVEKPDSGVIKQELDPSATIRDNKSLHTEGIAEAQLNPETSDQLGLFESDDDVPCYSDIEAMVLDMDLDPYDQELYSSEEVSKYQNEDAKRRIIRLEQCAYSYLQRATASHGAFAILYGRHSKHYIKKPEVLLGRATDDAVVDIDLGSEGRGNKISRKQAMINMDKDGSFHLKNLGKCSISVNSKEVAPGQSLSLSSSCLIEIRGMPFIFEMNQTRMKQYLDSIPQ; encoded by the exons ATGGGTGCTCTCGCTCCGTTCTCTAAATGGATTCCGGCGGATGATATCCTGCTTAAGAAAGCTGTTGAG GATGGTGCTTCGTTGGAGTCGCTTGCTAAAGGTGCAGTGCATTTTTCTCAAAGATTTACTGTTCGTGAGCTGCAAGATCGGTGGTATTCTCTCCTGTATGATCCAGTAGTTTCTGAAGATGCTTCTGCTCGCATGATTGAGTTTGAGAGTTCCACCACAACTGTTCCATTTGACAGGTCgggaaattcaaaagaaaaaaaatgcgaATCCGGAAAGAGAAAGGCTGAAAGTGTTCGTAGTAGTTACTATGCGATGCGTAAAAGGATTTGCAATGAGCCATTTAATTCCATGGGCCTTAATTTTCTGGTTGCACCCAGTAATAACAACTATCATGGAAATGGAGATGAGCCTCTTTATGGAAATTGCATGAATGGAGATCCGACCTCAGCCCCTTTTGGCCTTGAGACGTCAGATGTGGATGCTATGCAAAATCTGATGAATGTCGGCATTGATGATACCTTTCATACGCTCCAGAACCCAGATGGGAATGATTTTCATATGGTACAAGGTAATATACATGAAGATATTATGACATGGAATGAATCTGAGGTGGATGAATTCAATCATCCAGAGGGATTGCCAGATTGCAGCCTGTTCAATGCTGATGACTTGGGAATGAAATTTACACTTGATCAAATCAATGGCAACGAGGGAAATATGTGCACAGAATTTGAAGGGAATAAGGCCTTTAATTCACCTGTTTCAGACAGTGGTGCATTGTTTAACAACTTGGAGTATTCATGTCCACTTCCAGCTATGCCAGTTGATGTTGATcttagagaaaataatatgtGCACCAGCGATGCTTTTGAACTTCATGAGAATATCGATGCTGACAGTGCAAGAACATCAGAGACTGAAGTTCATATTAGGATTGAGGTGGACGCTGAAATGCCATGTGGTGATTTCCAGAGGTCTGCAGCTCCTGTTAGTACTGAAGGTTATTTGGCAGAACTGTCCAATTCGCTTTTAAACTTTACGAACGAGGAGCTCATGCTTATGACTGCTGATGGAAAAGATGTGATTGATAAGTCTTACTATGATGGCTTGAGCTCCCTTTTGTTGAGGTCACCGAAAGATGGTGTTCATCAAGAACAGACGATCGTCAAATCTGAGCCAGAAACATCTGTAGCTCCAGTTATGGACTCCATGAATCCCCCTAGTACGTATCCTGGAGTGGTAGATGATAATAGAGGATCCCCAAATGCTGATGAAGATATGGTTTGCCATTCAGAGACTCCGATGCTATCATCTTCAACTGCTTCGAACTATCAAAATCCTGAATTGAAAGATGGAGTTATCTGCTGCCCATTAAACACCGAGGACCCAGAAATTCCATGCAATGATGATATTTTTCTACCAAATCGTCCATCAACTTCTGAAGTGAATAAGCCATTATCTTTGTCCACTAGAGGTTTCCCTGTTAATAAGAGAAATAATGACACAGGGTCATGCTTTATGCACAGCGAGCGAAAAATTCTTGGAGAACCACATAGTACCTCTCAGATTAAAGGATCACACTTCTTACAAGAAAAGGGTCTAAAACCTCCACTAGGTAATTTTGGGGTGAAATTTGAGCTGTCTAAGACTGACGCCAGTGAAGTGGCATCTAAGAATGCAGGTCATGTTAGTGAAGTTCTGGGTCAAATTTATTCAGCCAATCCAAGTACAAGTGTTCAACCTGGAATCCTGAAGAAAGACACTAGAGAAAAAAGTATATCGGCAAAGCTTCTCAATTATAACTCAACTGAGTTTCATGTGGAGAAACCAGATTCCGGTGTCATTAAACAGGAGCTTGATCCATCAGCTACAATTCGAGACAATAAATCATTACATACAGAAGGGATTGCTGAAGCACAATTAAACCCCGAGACATCAGATCAACTGGGGCTTTTTGAGAGCGATGATGATGTACCATGTTATTCCGACATAGAGGCAATG GTACTTGATATGGATTTGGACCCATATGACCAGGAGTTGTACTCTAGCGAGGAAG TCTCAAAATATCAGAATGAGGATGCTAAGAGGAGAATCATAAGGCTGGAGCAGTGTGCTTATTCATATTTGCAAAGAGCCACTGCATCTCACGGAGCATTTGCCATTTTGTATGGACGTCATTCTAAGCATTACATTAAGAAGCCTGAG GTTTTATTGGGTAGAGCAACAGACGACGCTGTTGTTGATATTGACTTGGGAAGCGAAGGGCGTGGTAATAAGATATCTCGAAAACAG GCAATGATAAATATGGACAAAGATGGATCCTTCCATCTGAAGAATCTTGGGAAGTGTTCAATCTCGGTAAATAGCAAGGAAGTAGCCCCCGGACAAAG